The following proteins come from a genomic window of Deltaproteobacteria bacterium:
- a CDS encoding DHH family phosphoesterase: MTMNSAVEIADLLLGGRRFVALSHTNPDGDALGAVLGLAHALRRLGKECVAYSQDAAPYFLRYLPGVGDLRRDWPGHNDLDAILVLDCGDFYRVGKILETIQNAPRVVNIDHHASNPMFGEWNFVDESASSTSEMVYRILRAADFVFDADTATCLYTGVFSDTRAFHNANSSPDAYRICGEMVAAGADPARVARHLYIEQRPESIRLMAAALTTLAIEDDGRIAGVTVTREMTDGAGAAQDAFEGLVDIPRSIIGVEGAYVVREVVGSDGKKRIKGSIRTTERIDATVVTAQFGGGGHRRAAGFTTEGELGDIRDHLVAALREQLGSA; the protein is encoded by the coding sequence ATGACGATGAATAGCGCCGTCGAGATCGCCGACCTGCTGCTCGGCGGACGCCGGTTTGTCGCGCTGTCGCACACGAATCCCGACGGCGACGCGCTGGGTGCGGTCCTTGGACTTGCGCATGCGCTGCGTCGCCTCGGCAAGGAGTGCGTCGCGTACAGTCAGGACGCCGCGCCGTACTTTCTGCGCTACCTGCCCGGCGTCGGCGATCTGCGCCGCGACTGGCCCGGGCACAACGACCTCGATGCGATCCTCGTGCTCGACTGCGGTGATTTTTACCGCGTCGGCAAGATCCTCGAGACGATCCAAAACGCGCCGCGCGTCGTCAACATCGACCATCACGCGAGCAACCCGATGTTCGGTGAATGGAATTTCGTGGACGAATCGGCGAGTTCCACATCGGAGATGGTGTATCGTATTCTGCGCGCGGCGGATTTCGTTTTCGACGCCGACACGGCGACCTGTCTTTACACCGGCGTGTTCTCGGACACGCGGGCGTTTCACAACGCAAACTCCTCGCCCGACGCGTATCGCATCTGCGGCGAGATGGTCGCCGCCGGCGCGGACCCCGCGCGGGTGGCGCGTCACCTCTACATCGAGCAGCGCCCCGAATCGATTCGCCTGATGGCCGCCGCGCTGACCACGCTCGCGATCGAGGACGACGGACGCATCGCCGGCGTGACCGTGACGCGGGAGATGACCGACGGCGCGGGCGCGGCGCAGGACGCCTTCGAGGGTCTCGTCGATATCCCCCGGTCGATCATCGGGGTCGAAGGCGCGTACGTGGTGCGCGAGGTCGTCGGATCCGACGGGAAGAAGCGGATCAAGGGCTCGATTCGCACGACCGAGCGCATCGATGCCACCGTGGTGACGGCGCAGTTCGGCGGCGGCGGGCACCGTCGCGCGGCGGGATTCACCACCGAGGGCGAACTTGGCGACATTCGTGACCACCTCGTCGCCGCGCTGCGCGAGCAACTCGGTTCGGCGTGA
- a CDS encoding ribosome maturation factor RimP produces MISDSGIVGKIRQLAEGVCHDCGVDLFDVEYVPGRGTSMLRVFIDDEVGINVEDCATVSRELSALLDVEDPIRGRYRLEVSSPGIDRPIRHSDDARKLIGKLVKVKTRTAVEGRKAFTGRLTDVRGETWVVQMEGRDWEIDARDVDRANMIFEFDR; encoded by the coding sequence ATGATCAGCGATTCGGGCATTGTGGGGAAAATCCGGCAGCTCGCCGAAGGGGTGTGCCACGACTGCGGCGTGGACCTGTTCGACGTCGAGTATGTCCCGGGGCGGGGCACCTCGATGCTGCGCGTCTTCATCGACGACGAGGTCGGCATCAACGTCGAGGACTGCGCGACCGTGAGCCGCGAGCTCTCGGCCCTGCTGGATGTCGAGGATCCGATCCGGGGTCGTTACCGGCTCGAGGTGTCGAGCCCCGGCATCGATCGGCCGATCCGGCATTCGGACGATGCGCGGAAGCTGATCGGCAAGCTCGTGAAGGTGAAAACCCGGACGGCGGTCGAAGGACGCAAGGCGTTCACGGGCCGTCTGACGGATGTTCGCGGGGAAACGTGGGTCGTCCAGATGGAAGGCCGGGATTGGGAAATCGATGCGCGCGACGTGGATCGGGCGAACATGATCTTCGAGTTCGATCGGTAG
- a CDS encoding YlxR family protein, with translation MGAPDAIHVPIRSCCACRKRAPKVELIRFFRSSEDRLEIDETQRAEGRGAYVCPSLLCFERALKKGSFARTLRSRSMAPDGEVLRARLERLLARRVPGCGVSWHE, from the coding sequence ATGGGCGCTCCGGACGCGATTCACGTGCCGATCCGCAGTTGCTGTGCGTGCCGCAAGCGCGCGCCGAAAGTGGAGCTGATCCGGTTCTTCCGCTCGTCGGAGGACCGCTTGGAAATCGATGAAACGCAGCGCGCCGAAGGGCGCGGTGCGTATGTCTGCCCCTCGTTGTTATGCTTCGAGAGGGCCTTGAAAAAGGGGTCGTTTGCGAGGACACTGCGCTCCCGGTCGATGGCCCCGGATGGCGAAGTCTTGAGGGCCCGACTGGAGCGTCTGCTCGCGCGGCGCGTCCCCGGGTGTGGAGTATCGTGGCATGAGTAA
- a CDS encoding DUF503 domain-containing protein — MVLRLHHTQSLKDKRGVVKRILERTRETFHIAVAEVADHDAIGRAKLAFVAVGNDGRVMNSVMDKVFDYVEGLQLAEVADSSIDVFTADGED; from the coding sequence ATCGTTCTCCGCCTGCATCACACGCAGTCGTTGAAGGACAAGCGCGGCGTCGTCAAACGGATCCTCGAACGCACTCGGGAGACCTTTCACATCGCCGTGGCCGAGGTCGCCGATCATGACGCGATCGGCCGTGCGAAGCTCGCCTTCGTGGCGGTGGGCAACGACGGACGCGTGATGAACTCCGTGATGGACAAAGTGTTCGATTACGTGGAAGGCTTGCAGCTCGCCGAGGTCGCCGATTCGTCCATCGACGTTTTCACGGCCGACGGGGAGGACTGA
- the rbfA gene encoding 30S ribosome-binding factor RbfA, whose protein sequence is MARRQVRKYSGFARRDRVSEAVMRTVAQSLRTGLADPSLQDVTITQVEMSTDNRVAKIWFSLMGSEDQVAAAMKGFHAAMGRLRHDIAEAVRLQFTPELRFIQDTALDNAQKMEEIFRRIREERELNPPEIGDDDGAVEPGDDDDDE, encoded by the coding sequence ATGGCCCGCCGCCAGGTGCGCAAGTACAGTGGATTCGCGAGGCGCGATCGCGTCTCCGAGGCGGTCATGCGAACCGTCGCGCAATCGCTGCGCACCGGTCTCGCCGACCCCAGCCTTCAGGACGTGACGATCACGCAGGTCGAGATGTCCACCGATAACCGCGTAGCCAAGATCTGGTTCAGCCTGATGGGAAGCGAGGACCAGGTCGCCGCGGCGATGAAGGGCTTTCATGCCGCGATGGGGCGGTTGCGTCACGACATCGCCGAGGCCGTGCGCTTGCAGTTCACGCCGGAACTTCGATTCATCCAAGACACAGCCCTCGACAACGCCCAGAAGATGGAAGAGATCTTTCGGCGCATTCGCGAAGAACGGGAACTCAATCCGCCGGAAATCGGCGACGACGATGGCGCCGTGGAACCCGGGGACGACGATGACGATGAATAG
- the nusA gene encoding transcription termination/antitermination protein NusA, translating to MGSELTQVIDAVVKERGVSKDVIISALESAMVSAARKKLGIDYDIEAHFNPELGEVELFRFREVVEDVEDDSVEILIEDARVLDPEAQLGDSIGEKIDSRNFGRISAQMAKQTIIQKVRDAEKDNIYNEYKDRKGDIANGIVRRFEKGNIIVDLGRAEGIVYHKDQIPRENYNIGDRVRAFVQDVVKSSTSPQIILSRTSGDFVRKLFELEVPEISEGIVQIMAVAREPGMRAKIAVASRDPNVDPVGACVGMKGSRVQSVVNELRGEKIDIVTYSENPAKFVCNALAPAEVTKVIIDEDARSMQIIVADDQLSLAIGKKGQNVRLAVQLSGWRLDIQSETKWQEIAELAKSMFARIPQIPNVAVDLLIKSGYTDLEELADAKVEDLTRFPGVNEERANEIIDICNNILDSGDWPLPEPTPAKPAAETAPREGKPGEDASNTDAAAPEPAVEIAEDKPVPPELLIDLIKLPGVGLKSAEALYRAGYRNRTQLAGIAMEALLAVPGLDMEIAQRIADVMRK from the coding sequence ATGGGTTCGGAACTGACGCAGGTGATTGACGCCGTCGTGAAGGAACGCGGAGTCTCCAAGGACGTCATCATTTCGGCGCTCGAATCGGCAATGGTGAGCGCCGCGCGCAAGAAACTCGGCATCGACTACGATATCGAAGCGCATTTCAATCCGGAACTCGGCGAAGTGGAGCTGTTCCGTTTCCGCGAGGTGGTCGAGGACGTCGAAGACGACTCGGTCGAAATCCTGATCGAGGACGCCCGCGTGCTCGATCCCGAGGCCCAACTCGGCGATTCGATCGGCGAGAAGATCGACTCGCGCAACTTCGGCCGCATCAGCGCCCAGATGGCCAAGCAGACCATCATCCAGAAGGTGCGCGACGCCGAAAAGGACAACATCTACAACGAGTACAAAGACCGGAAGGGCGACATCGCCAACGGCATCGTGCGCCGGTTCGAAAAGGGCAACATCATCGTCGATCTCGGCCGCGCCGAGGGCATCGTCTATCACAAGGACCAGATCCCGCGCGAAAACTACAATATCGGTGACCGCGTCCGCGCCTTCGTGCAGGACGTGGTGAAAAGTTCGACCTCGCCGCAGATCATTCTGTCGCGCACGAGCGGCGATTTCGTCCGCAAGCTCTTCGAGCTCGAAGTGCCCGAAATCTCCGAGGGCATCGTGCAGATCATGGCGGTCGCCCGCGAGCCGGGCATGCGCGCCAAGATCGCCGTCGCGAGCCGCGACCCCAACGTCGATCCGGTCGGCGCGTGCGTCGGCATGAAAGGCTCGCGTGTGCAGAGCGTGGTCAACGAACTGCGCGGCGAGAAGATCGACATCGTCACCTACTCGGAGAATCCCGCCAAGTTCGTCTGCAACGCGCTCGCGCCGGCCGAGGTCACCAAAGTGATCATCGACGAGGATGCGCGCTCGATGCAGATCATCGTCGCCGACGATCAGCTCTCGCTCGCGATCGGCAAGAAGGGCCAGAACGTCCGCCTCGCGGTGCAGCTCTCGGGCTGGCGGCTCGATATTCAGTCCGAGACGAAGTGGCAGGAAATCGCCGAACTCGCGAAGAGCATGTTCGCGCGAATCCCGCAGATCCCGAACGTCGCGGTCGATCTGCTCATCAAGTCGGGGTACACGGACCTCGAGGAACTCGCCGACGCGAAGGTCGAGGACCTCACGCGGTTCCCCGGCGTCAACGAGGAACGCGCGAACGAGATCATCGACATCTGCAACAACATCCTCGACAGCGGCGACTGGCCCCTGCCCGAACCGACGCCCGCGAAGCCCGCGGCCGAGACCGCGCCGCGAGAGGGCAAACCCGGAGAGGACGCATCGAATACCGATGCGGCTGCTCCGGAACCGGCCGTCGAGATCGCCGAGGACAAGCCGGTGCCGCCGGAACTTCTGATCGACCTCATCAAGCTGCCGGGCGTGGGGCTCAAGAGCGCCGAGGCGCTCTATCGGGCGGGATACCGCAACCGGACGCAGCTCGCGGGGATCGCGATGGAAGCGCTGCTCGCGGTGCCGGGGCTCGACATGGAGATCGCGCAGCGCATCGCCGACGTGATGCGCAAGTGA
- the truB gene encoding tRNA pseudouridine(55) synthase TruB, whose translation MSFSGLIIIDKDPGPGSHDVVRRMRRLLNDKSVGHAGTLDPFASGVLVVLVGHATLLSQFLILDEKSYEARLHWGAATDTQDGEGRVVESTAANVPSELEIAAAMERFTGAIEQIPPMFSAKKIDGRPLHKLARKGAEIDRKPVPVVVHELRLTARHEDGWSFFVRCSKGTYVRTLAHDMAIALGGLGHLTSLRRLASGPFTVDRAIKLADFEERIVRADDIARVAAEVGIGFDDALPHLPAIDLGPNDAWDLINGRLLPLDRTPPTGDVGGCDLWRCVDERGHLIAVATPRFDKGVWKTKRVFVDSVEYRRETGGPGASPQE comes from the coding sequence GTGAGTTTTTCCGGCCTCATCATCATCGACAAAGACCCCGGACCCGGCAGCCACGACGTCGTGCGGCGGATGCGTCGTCTGCTGAATGACAAAAGCGTGGGCCACGCGGGCACCCTGGACCCCTTCGCGTCGGGCGTGCTGGTCGTTCTCGTCGGCCACGCGACGCTGCTGTCGCAGTTTCTGATTCTCGACGAAAAATCGTATGAGGCGCGATTGCATTGGGGCGCGGCGACCGATACGCAGGACGGCGAGGGGCGCGTGGTCGAATCGACCGCCGCGAACGTGCCGAGCGAATTGGAGATCGCGGCGGCGATGGAAAGGTTTACCGGGGCGATCGAGCAAATCCCGCCGATGTTTTCGGCGAAGAAGATCGACGGTCGACCGCTGCACAAGCTTGCGCGCAAGGGCGCGGAAATTGACCGGAAGCCCGTGCCGGTCGTCGTTCACGAACTGCGTCTCACCGCGCGGCACGAGGACGGCTGGTCGTTTTTTGTGCGCTGCTCCAAGGGCACGTACGTGCGCACGCTGGCGCACGACATGGCGATCGCGCTCGGAGGGCTCGGCCATCTCACTTCGCTACGGCGTCTGGCGTCGGGACCGTTCACGGTCGATCGCGCGATCAAGCTCGCCGATTTCGAGGAGCGGATCGTTCGGGCGGACGACATCGCGCGCGTCGCGGCCGAGGTCGGAATCGGTTTTGACGACGCGCTGCCGCATCTTCCCGCGATCGATCTGGGACCGAACGACGCATGGGATCTCATCAATGGGCGATTGCTTCCGCTCGATCGAACTCCCCCGACCGGCGACGTGGGCGGATGCGATCTCTGGCGCTGCGTCGACGAGCGAGGCCATTTGATCGCGGTGGCGACGCCGCGCTTCGACAAGGGCGTCTGGAAAACGAAGCGCGTGTTCGTGGATTCGGTGGAATACCGCCGCGAAACGGGCGGCCCGGGCGCGTCACCACAGGAATAA
- the infB gene encoding translation initiation factor IF-2, translating to MSKISVAEAAKKLNLDPYFLLPKLRELGIYADDVQATIDLKYIPRVRDLLKIEERDRGQNYEERRVGTTVIRRRAPVRSKGDDGAARSADETTHVDIAHEEMTAELRPEPDAMTADVDTSMDVYEDTSLPAQTEAVVETQPVDSTDADAVIETAPEGVAESDEVVDEDNARIQRSPRRLSLRGVTPAPARVISRPVAPPPVAAPAAPKEKKPGETTEGDAAKKSGRRVVEINQRDYNDRRRSKEQVQQEMRAERHRKKKRDFKATEITTPKAIKRKIRIEGAILVGELAQRMGLKGGELIRKLFEMGQMCTINQLLDVDSATIIASEYGYEIENTAVEVEDFFEATEEETEEVQAPRHPVVTVMGHVDHGKTTLLDALRETDVAGGEAGGITQAIGAYKVRLRGRDITFLDTPGHESFTSMRARGAHVTDIVVLVVAADDGMKPQTVEAVNHAKDAKAPIVVAINKIDKPDKNLERLYSDLAEHGLVQESWGGETQFALISAKHRQNLDELLEKILLQADIMDLKANADKTARGFVLEARLEKGRGAVATILVQEGTLKVGDPIVAGNVYGRVRFMHDDKGRRIDEAAPADPVEVVGLGGVPAAGDRFFVAESEKKAKQVAEMMATKQRELQTRRMARVSLESLLERTGGEAIKELKVILKGDVQGSVEAVTEALRKLSTPQVKVTVVHSGVGGITETDINFAVASQAVVIGFNVRPTPEVRELADREGVQIKIFNIIYELLDEVTAGLEGLLSPIKNEVYVGRAEVRQTFCISKIGTIAGCYVVDGKIQRSAKIRVIRDSVEVYSGKMSSLKRFKDDAREVASGFECGIQVENFNDVKLGDILECFVIEEVAAKLLPASGASS from the coding sequence ATGAGTAAGATTTCGGTCGCGGAAGCCGCGAAAAAACTGAATCTGGATCCCTATTTCCTGCTGCCCAAGCTGCGGGAACTGGGGATCTACGCGGACGACGTGCAGGCGACGATCGATCTGAAATACATCCCCCGCGTGCGCGACCTGCTCAAGATCGAGGAGCGCGATCGCGGCCAGAATTACGAAGAGCGACGCGTCGGTACCACCGTCATTCGCCGGCGCGCGCCCGTCCGTTCGAAGGGCGACGACGGTGCAGCCCGGAGTGCCGACGAGACGACCCACGTCGACATCGCACATGAGGAAATGACAGCCGAGCTGAGGCCCGAGCCGGATGCGATGACCGCCGACGTCGACACGTCGATGGATGTTTACGAAGACACCTCTCTGCCGGCTCAGACCGAAGCGGTCGTCGAGACCCAGCCGGTCGATTCCACGGATGCCGACGCCGTGATCGAGACCGCCCCTGAGGGCGTCGCCGAGTCCGACGAGGTCGTGGACGAAGACAACGCGCGGATTCAGCGCTCGCCCCGCCGGCTCTCGCTTCGCGGCGTGACGCCGGCTCCCGCGCGCGTGATTTCGCGCCCCGTGGCGCCGCCGCCCGTGGCGGCCCCGGCCGCGCCCAAGGAGAAAAAGCCCGGAGAAACGACCGAGGGCGACGCCGCGAAAAAGAGTGGACGGCGGGTCGTCGAAATCAATCAGCGGGACTACAACGACCGGCGTCGCTCCAAGGAGCAGGTCCAGCAGGAAATGCGGGCCGAACGGCATCGCAAAAAGAAGCGGGACTTCAAGGCCACGGAAATCACGACGCCCAAGGCGATCAAGCGCAAGATTCGCATCGAGGGCGCCATTCTGGTCGGCGAACTCGCGCAGCGCATGGGTCTCAAGGGCGGCGAGCTCATCCGCAAGCTGTTCGAGATGGGCCAGATGTGCACCATCAACCAGCTCCTCGATGTCGATTCGGCGACGATCATCGCCTCGGAATACGGCTACGAGATCGAGAACACGGCCGTCGAGGTCGAGGACTTCTTCGAGGCCACGGAAGAAGAGACCGAAGAGGTCCAGGCGCCCCGCCACCCGGTGGTCACGGTCATGGGCCATGTCGACCACGGCAAGACCACGCTGCTCGACGCCCTGCGCGAAACCGATGTCGCGGGCGGCGAAGCGGGCGGCATCACGCAGGCCATCGGCGCGTACAAGGTGCGGCTGCGCGGGCGCGACATCACGTTCCTCGACACGCCGGGCCATGAGTCGTTCACCTCGATGCGCGCGCGCGGCGCCCACGTCACCGACATCGTCGTGCTCGTGGTGGCCGCCGACGACGGAATGAAGCCGCAGACGGTCGAGGCGGTCAACCACGCCAAGGACGCCAAGGCGCCGATCGTCGTGGCCATCAACAAGATCGACAAGCCCGACAAGAACCTCGAGCGCCTCTATAGCGATCTCGCCGAGCACGGGCTCGTGCAGGAATCGTGGGGCGGCGAGACGCAGTTCGCGCTCATCTCGGCCAAACACCGGCAGAATCTCGACGAGCTTCTCGAAAAGATTCTCCTTCAGGCCGACATCATGGATCTCAAGGCGAACGCGGACAAAACCGCGCGCGGATTCGTCCTCGAGGCGCGGCTCGAAAAAGGTCGCGGCGCGGTGGCGACGATTCTCGTTCAGGAAGGCACGCTGAAGGTCGGCGATCCGATCGTCGCGGGCAACGTTTACGGACGCGTTCGGTTCATGCACGACGACAAGGGTCGCCGCATCGACGAAGCCGCACCGGCGGACCCCGTCGAAGTCGTGGGCCTCGGCGGCGTGCCGGCGGCGGGCGATCGCTTCTTCGTCGCGGAGAGCGAAAAGAAGGCGAAACAGGTCGCCGAGATGATGGCGACCAAGCAGCGCGAACTCCAGACGCGGCGCATGGCGCGCGTCAGCTTGGAAAGCCTGCTGGAGCGGACCGGCGGAGAGGCGATCAAGGAACTCAAGGTCATCCTGAAGGGCGACGTGCAGGGCTCGGTCGAGGCCGTCACCGAGGCGCTCCGAAAGCTCTCGACGCCGCAGGTGAAGGTCACCGTCGTGCATTCGGGCGTCGGCGGCATCACCGAGACGGACATCAACTTCGCCGTCGCGTCGCAGGCCGTCGTCATCGGCTTCAATGTCCGTCCGACGCCGGAAGTGCGAGAGCTCGCCGACCGCGAGGGCGTGCAGATCAAGATCTTTAACATCATCTACGAACTGCTCGACGAGGTGACGGCCGGTCTCGAGGGCCTTCTCTCGCCGATCAAGAATGAGGTCTACGTCGGCCGCGCCGAGGTGCGCCAGACCTTCTGCATCTCGAAGATCGGGACCATCGCGGGCTGCTACGTGGTGGACGGCAAGATCCAGCGCTCGGCCAAGATCCGCGTGATTCGCGACAGCGTCGAGGTCTACAGCGGCAAGATGTCGTCGCTCAAGCGCTTCAAGGACGATGCCCGCGAGGTCGCGTCCGGGTTCGAGTGCGGCATCCAGGTCGAAAATTTCAACGACGTGAAACTCGGCGACATCCTCGAATGCTTCGTGATCGAGGAGGTTGCCGCCAAGCTCCTGCCCGCGTCCGGCGCGAGCTCGTGA